In the Symmachiella macrocystis genome, TTCCCGCTGCACCACCTGCCGGGTCGAATTTATTTCCGGCGAACCGGACCGCATGACGGCCGCCGAAAAACAGACGTTGCAAGCCCGAGATTTGACTGACGCACGTCTCAGTTGCCAAATTATGTGTGATCACGACATGAGCGTACGGGCCACCAGCCGCCTGGAAGGCAGCGGCCGCGCCGATGCCGGGCATGTCCCAACCGAAGAAATGCAGCCACAACCGGTGGAGTGGGTGGAGAAAT is a window encoding:
- a CDS encoding 2Fe-2S iron-sulfur cluster-binding protein, which codes for MPKLTVEGVGEFEVPKGKRLVLALTDEAGVDQLHACGGNSRCTTCRVEFISGEPDRMTAAEKQTLQARDLTDARLSCQIMCDHDMSVRATSRLEGSGRADAGHVPTEEMQPQPVEWVEK